One stretch of Burkholderiales bacterium DNA includes these proteins:
- a CDS encoding accessory factor UbiK family protein translates to MDRRFIDEISRRAAEVIASTPVGDMQKNLRALFTAWLERLDLVTREELDAQMQVLRRTREKLEQLEARVAQLEARGKAEGMKRETRDAQ, encoded by the coding sequence GTGGATCGCAGGTTCATCGATGAGATCAGTCGCCGTGCCGCGGAGGTGATCGCCAGTACTCCGGTCGGCGATATGCAGAAGAACCTGCGCGCGCTGTTCACCGCATGGCTGGAGCGGCTCGACCTGGTGACGCGCGAAGAACTCGACGCGCAGATGCAGGTCCTGCGGCGCACGCGCGAAAAGCTGGAACAGCTGGAGGCGCGGGTGGCGCAACTGGAAGCGAGGGGCAAGGCCGAGGGCATGAAGCGAGAGACGAGAGACGCGCAATGA
- a CDS encoding YifB family Mg chelatase-like AAA ATPase, with amino-acid sequence MSLAVLFSRALAGMDAPEVTVEVHLANGLPSFTIVGLPEIEVKEARDRVRSALVNCRFEFPARRITVNLAPADLPKESGRFDLPIALGILAASGQLPREALSRYEFAGELALTGALRPIRGALAMTYRAHRSGRCFVLPEASAEEAALVPQATVLPAGSLLEVFAHLCGKQVLQPRPPAAVAAPPDGPDMAEVKGQLQAKRALEIAAAGGHSVLMVGPPGTGKTMLAERLAGILPPMSDEEALESAAIQSLGSQGFNVRDWKRRPYRAPHHTASAVALVGGGSHPRPGEISLAMNGVLFLDELPEFGREVLEVLREPLESGRIVVSRAAQQAQFPARFQLVAAMNPCPCGYLGHYSGRCRCTPEQVARYRNRISGPLMDRIDLHIEVPAVPESDLASRQSGESSAQIRERVAAARERQMRRQDKPNALLGVKQIEALCAPDAEGERLARSALTRLGLSARAYHRVLKVARTIADLAGAEGVRAAHVAEAIQYRRFERS; translated from the coding sequence ATGTCCCTCGCGGTCCTCTTTAGTCGCGCGCTGGCCGGAATGGACGCGCCGGAGGTCACGGTCGAAGTGCACCTGGCCAACGGACTTCCCAGCTTCACCATCGTGGGCTTGCCGGAAATCGAGGTGAAGGAGGCGCGCGACCGGGTCCGCTCGGCGCTCGTCAACTGCCGCTTCGAGTTTCCAGCGAGGCGCATCACCGTCAATCTCGCGCCTGCCGATCTTCCCAAGGAAAGCGGCCGTTTCGACCTGCCCATCGCGCTCGGCATCCTCGCCGCTTCGGGCCAGTTGCCGCGCGAGGCGCTGTCGCGCTACGAGTTCGCCGGCGAACTGGCCCTGACCGGAGCGTTGCGCCCGATCCGCGGCGCGCTGGCCATGACCTATCGCGCGCATCGCTCCGGACGCTGTTTCGTATTGCCGGAAGCGAGCGCCGAAGAGGCCGCGCTGGTCCCGCAGGCGACCGTACTGCCCGCCGGTTCGCTGCTGGAGGTCTTCGCCCATTTGTGCGGCAAGCAGGTGCTCCAGCCCCGCCCACCGGCGGCGGTCGCGGCCCCGCCGGATGGTCCGGATATGGCGGAGGTGAAGGGCCAGTTGCAGGCCAAGCGCGCGCTGGAGATTGCGGCGGCCGGCGGACACAGCGTGCTCATGGTGGGGCCGCCCGGTACCGGCAAGACCATGTTGGCCGAACGGCTGGCCGGAATCCTTCCGCCGATGAGCGACGAGGAGGCGCTGGAATCGGCCGCCATCCAGTCGCTCGGCTCCCAGGGCTTCAACGTGCGCGACTGGAAACGGCGGCCTTACCGCGCGCCTCACCACACGGCCTCGGCGGTCGCGCTGGTGGGCGGCGGCAGTCATCCGCGCCCCGGAGAGATCTCGCTCGCCATGAACGGCGTGCTGTTTCTGGACGAACTGCCCGAATTCGGCCGCGAGGTGCTGGAAGTGCTGCGCGAGCCCCTGGAGTCCGGCCGCATCGTCGTTTCGCGCGCCGCACAGCAGGCCCAGTTCCCGGCCCGCTTCCAGCTCGTGGCCGCGATGAATCCCTGCCCGTGCGGCTATCTCGGGCACTACAGCGGGCGCTGCCGCTGCACCCCGGAGCAGGTGGCGCGCTACCGCAACCGCATTTCCGGGCCGCTGATGGATCGCATCGATCTGCACATCGAGGTGCCCGCCGTGCCCGAGTCCGACCTCGCGTCGCGGCAGAGCGGTGAATCGAGCGCACAGATTCGCGAGCGCGTCGCCGCCGCGCGCGAGCGCCAGATGCGGCGCCAGGACAAGCCGAACGCGCTGCTGGGCGTCAAGCAGATCGAAGCGCTGTGCGCGCCGGACGCCGAAGGCGAAAGACTCGCGCGCTCCGCGCTCACCCGCCTCGGGCTGTCGGCCCGCGCGTATCATCGGGTGCTCAAGGTCGCGCGCACGATCGCCGACCTCGCCGGCGCTGAAGGCGTGAGGGCTGCGCACGTCGCCGAGGCGATCCAGTACCGCCGCTTCGAACGCTCCTGA
- a CDS encoding TorF family putative porin produces MFKKKLIATAVAAVFALPGMSLAQDAASPHTLTANIGFFSDYSFRGLTQTMEEPAVQGGFDYVHSSGLYLGTWGSNISGIQFADGSLEWDFYGGWSKAFGDFGINGGAVYYYYPGAEITGTGESYDTLELVLGGSWKWLSARVYYAVTDFFGCNATSCPSAFNDDSKGSIYFDLSATYPVTDAFSVTAHVGKQTVEGSIIDLDYTDYRIGANYLWEGFNFGLAYKDTDAEEANYTVTKANGEQVFLGDGTVILSVTRTF; encoded by the coding sequence ATGTTCAAGAAGAAACTCATCGCGACGGCCGTGGCCGCGGTGTTCGCTCTGCCGGGAATGTCGCTCGCGCAGGACGCGGCTTCGCCTCACACCCTCACCGCGAACATCGGATTCTTTTCCGACTATTCGTTTCGCGGGCTGACGCAGACGATGGAGGAACCCGCAGTCCAGGGCGGGTTCGACTACGTGCATTCGAGCGGGCTGTACCTCGGCACTTGGGGCTCGAACATCAGCGGAATCCAGTTCGCGGACGGCTCGCTGGAGTGGGATTTCTACGGCGGCTGGAGCAAGGCCTTCGGCGATTTCGGCATCAACGGCGGCGCCGTGTACTACTACTATCCCGGCGCCGAGATCACCGGGACCGGCGAGTCCTACGACACGCTGGAACTCGTGCTCGGCGGTTCCTGGAAGTGGCTGAGCGCCAGGGTGTACTACGCCGTGACCGACTTCTTCGGCTGCAACGCCACCAGCTGCCCTTCGGCATTCAACGACGACAGCAAAGGCTCCATCTATTTCGACCTGTCGGCCACCTATCCGGTGACGGATGCGTTCTCGGTCACGGCTCACGTGGGCAAGCAGACCGTGGAGGGAAGCATTATCGATCTGGACTACACCGACTACAGGATCGGCGCCAACTACCTGTGGGAGGGCTTCAACTTCGGGCTCGCCTACAAGGACACCGACGCCGAGGAAGCGAACTACACGGTGACGAAGGCCAACGGCGAGCAGGTGTTTCTCGGCGATGGCACCGTCATCCTGTCGGTGACCCGGACTTTCTGA
- a CDS encoding VIT1/CCC1 transporter family protein: MHALDSWIEEKRSAYLYRVVAECERGTAREALFRELAAEADKQAQIWAGEIRRQGGAVPQDYEPDLRTRIVARLTRSLGPRATRGVLAAMKVRGMSLYATVDPRHYVPGAASGAEGRHRGLAGGGNLRAAVFGVNDGLVSNASLILGVAGATSHNEVILLSGVAGLLAGAFSMAAGEYVSVRSQREMFEYQIGLEAEELKQYPKEEAGELALIYEARGVPRAHAQRMADDIVADPGKALDALAREELGLNPDALGSPWGAAGFSFASFAAGALIPLLPFLFSAGGGALAVSIALTAAALFAVGSALSLFTGRQAFAGGLRMLAIGGAAGALTFLIGKWLGVTLG; this comes from the coding sequence ATGCATGCACTGGATAGTTGGATAGAGGAAAAGCGCTCGGCGTATCTGTACCGCGTGGTCGCGGAGTGCGAGCGCGGCACCGCGCGCGAGGCGCTGTTCCGGGAGCTGGCCGCCGAGGCGGACAAGCAGGCGCAGATCTGGGCCGGGGAGATCCGGCGCCAGGGCGGCGCAGTCCCGCAGGACTACGAGCCCGATCTGCGCACGCGGATCGTCGCGCGGCTCACCCGCTCGCTCGGGCCGCGGGCCACGCGTGGCGTGCTCGCGGCGATGAAGGTGCGCGGCATGTCGCTGTACGCCACGGTGGACCCGCGCCACTACGTTCCCGGCGCCGCTTCCGGTGCCGAGGGGCGGCATCGCGGGCTCGCCGGCGGAGGCAACCTGCGCGCCGCGGTCTTCGGCGTCAACGACGGGCTGGTGTCCAACGCGAGCCTCATCCTGGGCGTGGCGGGCGCGACCTCGCACAACGAAGTGATCCTGCTGTCTGGAGTCGCCGGGCTGCTGGCGGGCGCCTTTTCCATGGCGGCGGGCGAGTACGTCTCGGTGCGCTCGCAGCGCGAGATGTTCGAATACCAGATCGGCCTCGAGGCCGAAGAGCTCAAACAGTACCCGAAGGAAGAGGCCGGCGAGCTGGCGCTGATCTACGAAGCCCGCGGAGTGCCGCGCGCGCACGCGCAGCGCATGGCGGACGACATCGTCGCCGATCCCGGCAAGGCGCTCGATGCGCTCGCGCGCGAAGAGCTGGGACTCAATCCGGATGCTCTGGGTTCGCCCTGGGGCGCGGCCGGTTTCTCGTTCGCTTCGTTCGCGGCGGGCGCGCTGATCCCCTTGCTGCCTTTCCTGTTCTCCGCCGGAGGCGGCGCGCTCGCGGTGTCGATCGCCTTGACCGCGGCCGCATTGTTCGCGGTCGGCAGTGCGCTCAGCCTGTTCACCGGCCGCCAGGCTTTCGCCGGCGGACTGAGGATGCTCGCGATCGGCGGCGCAGCCGGGGCACTGACTTTCCTGATCGGCAAATGGCTGGGGGTGACGCTCGGGTGA